GCGCGTCGTGTCGAGCCAGCCGCCGGCAATCAGCGGCGCGTCTTCGCTGCGCGTCACGGCAGCGAGCATGGCCGAAATCAGATGCGGCAAGTGACTCGTGCCGGCCACGGCGCGATCATGCGCCTCGGGCGTCATCATGAAGACCCGCGCGCCGAGCGCCGCCCAGAATTCGCCGACCGCTTCCGTATCGGCGGCTGGCGTTTTTTTCGTCGGCGTGACGA
This DNA window, taken from Planctomycetia bacterium, encodes the following:
- a CDS encoding prephenate dehydrogenase dimerization domain-containing protein; translated protein: VTPTKKTPAADTEAVGEFWAALGARVFMMTPEAHDRAVAGTSHLPHLISAMLAAVTRSEDAPLIAGGWLDTTRVAGGDPELWRQILQTNNQQVLAALAQFEKQLTSARRALERGDGARLAKLLAQGKAVRDALGN